Proteins from one Pontibacter korlensis genomic window:
- a CDS encoding nucleotide pyrophosphohydrolase, with the protein MTIAEAQAIVDKWIQENGVRYFNELTNMAILTEEVGEVARIISRQYGEQSFKKSDEGKQLGDELADVLFVLICLANQTGVNLTEALQKNLKKKTNRDSQRHKQNEKLK; encoded by the coding sequence ATGACTATAGCCGAAGCACAAGCCATTGTAGATAAGTGGATTCAGGAAAACGGAGTGCGCTACTTCAATGAGCTAACCAACATGGCCATACTTACCGAGGAGGTGGGTGAAGTGGCTCGCATCATTTCCAGACAGTACGGAGAACAATCGTTTAAGAAAAGCGACGAAGGAAAGCAATTAGGAGATGAGTTAGCCGATGTGCTATTCGTGCTGATCTGCCTGGCCAACCAAACAGGAGTTAACCTGACAGAAGCGCTACAGAAAAACCTGAAGAAAAAAACCAACCGCGACAGCCAGCGGCACAAGCAAAACGAGAAACTGAAGTAA
- a CDS encoding IMPACT family protein, which produces MEDTYRTIEAPAEGLYKEKGSKFIALAYPVYSEEEVKDIIAELKKKYYDARHHCYAYILGADQARYRTNDDGEPNHSAGDPILGQIRSAGLSNVLVVVVRYFGGTKLGVSGLINAYKVSTADALEQATVIEKHETVLLQAHYAYPQMNDVMSLVKEYDLQVRDQQFELDCRLTIEVRRKLQEEITIKLEEMEGVEVSVVGE; this is translated from the coding sequence ATGGAAGATACCTACAGAACCATAGAAGCGCCCGCAGAGGGGTTGTACAAGGAGAAGGGAAGCAAGTTTATTGCCCTGGCCTATCCGGTATATTCTGAAGAGGAGGTGAAGGATATTATCGCCGAGCTGAAGAAGAAGTACTACGATGCCCGCCATCACTGCTATGCTTACATTCTGGGTGCTGACCAAGCCCGCTACCGCACAAACGACGACGGCGAACCTAACCATTCTGCAGGTGATCCTATACTTGGGCAGATCCGCTCTGCCGGCCTCAGCAATGTGCTGGTAGTGGTAGTACGCTACTTTGGAGGCACTAAGTTGGGTGTAAGCGGTCTTATTAACGCTTACAAAGTGTCCACAGCTGATGCACTGGAACAGGCCACCGTTATAGAAAAGCACGAAACTGTACTGCTGCAGGCACACTATGCTTACCCACAGATGAACGATGTGATGAGCCTTGTGAAAGAGTATGACCTGCAGGTGCGCGACCAGCAATTTGAACTGGACTGCCGCCTTACCATTGAGGTGCGCCGTAAGCTGCAGGAAGAGATTACTATCAAACTGGAAGAGATGGAAGGCGTTGAGGTTTCCGTTGTAGGGGAATAA
- the dtd gene encoding D-aminoacyl-tRNA deacylase → MRIVIQRVSQAAVEIEGNVKGQVGLGLLLLAGFAADDTEEDLKWLAGKVAGLRIFSDAEGKMNLSVKDVDGDVLVISQFTLYASTKKGNRPSYINAAPPAVSVPLYERFVELMEDALGKPVQTGEFGADMKVSLLNDGPVTIVMDTKNKE, encoded by the coding sequence ATGCGGATTGTGATTCAGCGGGTAAGCCAAGCAGCTGTAGAAATTGAAGGTAACGTTAAAGGCCAGGTTGGTCTGGGCCTTTTGCTGCTTGCCGGATTTGCTGCTGACGACACTGAAGAAGACCTTAAATGGCTTGCCGGAAAGGTAGCAGGCTTACGAATCTTCTCTGATGCCGAAGGTAAAATGAACCTCAGCGTTAAAGATGTAGATGGTGATGTGCTGGTTATTAGCCAGTTTACCCTTTACGCTAGCACTAAAAAGGGCAATAGGCCTTCTTATATTAACGCAGCTCCGCCAGCTGTATCTGTCCCTCTGTATGAACGTTTTGTGGAGCTAATGGAGGACGCATTAGGCAAGCCTGTACAAACAGGGGAATTTGGAGCCGACATGAAAGTTTCGCTGCTGAATGATGGGCCTGTCACCATTGTTATGGACACCAAAAACAAAGAATAA
- a CDS encoding glycosyltransferase produces the protein MPQPPLVSIICLCYNHERFLREALDSVLAQTYPNLEIIVVDDCSTDGSVGIIQEYVQRHPQLRFISTGRNMGNTKAFNMGWRASKGQFIIDFATDDVLLPERVSQQVKLFQDLPPDYGVVYSDAEYISDNSVPLHLHSQKYKAAPDGDVFAEVLGRYFICPPTMLIRREVYEELHGYDEALAYEDFDFWVRSARKYKYAYLPQVTTQRRLHNSSLSSGWYRQGNKLLASTVIVCSRAAEMIQTEQEREALVRRLKYEARHAYLTGNFNEAEQLLQLLEQVAGMPFLYGFVRQLNRHKIDLGFLRRLYLRLRNRQ, from the coding sequence ATGCCCCAACCACCGCTTGTCTCCATCATCTGCCTGTGTTATAACCATGAGCGTTTTCTGCGTGAGGCCTTGGACTCGGTGTTGGCGCAGACGTACCCCAACCTGGAGATTATTGTAGTGGATGACTGCAGCACTGATGGCAGTGTTGGTATTATCCAAGAGTATGTGCAGCGGCACCCACAGCTCCGCTTTATCAGCACCGGGCGTAATATGGGTAACACGAAAGCCTTCAACATGGGTTGGCGGGCCAGTAAAGGTCAGTTTATTATTGATTTCGCTACCGATGATGTGCTGTTGCCAGAGCGGGTGTCACAACAGGTAAAACTCTTTCAAGATTTACCACCTGACTACGGTGTAGTATACTCCGACGCAGAATATATATCTGACAATTCGGTGCCACTACACCTGCACAGCCAAAAGTACAAAGCTGCACCGGATGGCGATGTTTTTGCTGAGGTTCTCGGGCGTTACTTTATATGCCCACCTACCATGCTTATTCGCCGGGAAGTATATGAGGAATTGCACGGTTACGACGAAGCTCTGGCCTATGAGGACTTTGACTTTTGGGTACGTTCTGCCCGCAAGTATAAATACGCTTACCTGCCACAGGTAACTACACAGAGGCGGCTGCATAACTCCTCTCTTTCAAGTGGCTGGTACCGGCAAGGCAATAAACTTCTGGCATCTACTGTTATAGTATGCAGTAGGGCCGCAGAAATGATACAGACCGAGCAGGAGCGCGAGGCGCTGGTCAGGCGGCTAAAGTATGAGGCACGACATGCTTACCTTACTGGCAACTTTAATGAAGCAGAGCAGTTGCTGCAACTCCTTGAACAAGTAGCAGGGATGCCTTTTTTGTATGGTTTCGTGCGGCAGCTAAACAGGCATAAAATCGATCTCGGTTTCCTGCGACGCCTCTATCTGAGACTCCGTAACAGGCAATAA
- the gcvT gene encoding glycine cleavage system aminomethyltransferase GcvT, with product MELKKIALNDVHEALGAKMVPFAGYNMPVRYSSDIEEHKTVREAVGIFDVSHMGEFMLRGPKALDLIQRVTSNDASKLSDGKIQYSCLPNEDGGIVDDLLVYRLGEEEYMLVVNASNIEKDWNWISKYNTDGVEMENISDEISLFAVQGPKAAEALQPLTKVDLANLVYYTFEKGEFTGAQDVIVSATGYTGAGGFEIYVKNEDAKKVFDAIMEAGKEYGIKPIGLGARDTLRLEMGFCLYGNDIDDTTSPIEAGLGWITKFDKDFVNAENLKAQKEQGVSRKLVAFEMLEKAIPRSHYEIVNAEGEKIGEVTSGTMSPSLGKGIGMGYVAKDYSKAGSEIFIRIRNKDVKAQVVKLPFYKK from the coding sequence ATGGAACTTAAAAAAATCGCTCTGAACGATGTGCATGAAGCCCTTGGCGCTAAAATGGTGCCTTTTGCCGGTTATAACATGCCTGTGCGTTACTCATCAGATATAGAAGAACACAAAACGGTACGCGAGGCTGTCGGCATTTTCGACGTGTCGCATATGGGCGAGTTTATGCTGCGTGGCCCCAAGGCTTTGGACCTGATTCAGCGTGTTACCTCTAACGACGCCTCTAAGCTGTCAGATGGTAAAATACAGTACTCTTGCTTGCCAAATGAGGACGGTGGTATTGTAGATGACCTGCTGGTATACCGCCTCGGTGAAGAGGAGTACATGCTGGTGGTGAATGCTTCTAACATTGAAAAAGACTGGAACTGGATCAGCAAGTATAATACAGATGGTGTGGAGATGGAAAACATCTCTGATGAAATCTCTTTGTTTGCAGTACAAGGTCCTAAGGCTGCCGAGGCACTTCAGCCGCTGACTAAAGTTGACCTGGCTAACCTGGTATACTATACGTTTGAGAAAGGCGAGTTTACAGGTGCGCAGGATGTGATTGTATCGGCTACAGGTTACACAGGAGCAGGCGGTTTCGAAATCTATGTGAAGAACGAAGATGCCAAAAAGGTATTTGACGCTATCATGGAAGCAGGTAAAGAGTATGGTATCAAGCCAATAGGTTTGGGTGCCCGCGATACGCTGCGCCTGGAAATGGGCTTCTGCCTTTATGGGAATGATATTGATGATACTACCTCACCAATTGAAGCAGGGTTGGGCTGGATCACGAAGTTCGATAAAGATTTTGTTAATGCTGAGAACCTGAAGGCACAGAAAGAGCAGGGCGTGAGCCGCAAGCTGGTTGCTTTTGAGATGCTTGAAAAAGCTATCCCGCGCTCGCACTATGAGATTGTAAATGCAGAAGGTGAGAAAATTGGAGAGGTAACTTCTGGTACAATGTCACCATCACTGGGCAAGGGTATAGGTATGGGCTACGTTGCTAAAGACTATAGCAAAGCCGGTTCAGAGATTTTCATCCGTATCCGTAATAAAGATGTAAAGGCGCAGGTTGTAAAGCTGCCTTTCTATAAAAAATAG
- a CDS encoding DUF427 domain-containing protein: protein MKAIFNDVVIADSNDTVVVEGNHYFPPNTVDKKYLEESRTHTTCPWKGEASYYHVKVNGEVQQDAAWYYPNPKDAAKEIRNYIAFWKDVEVQE from the coding sequence ATGAAAGCGATATTTAATGATGTAGTAATTGCAGATAGCAATGATACCGTTGTAGTAGAAGGCAACCATTATTTTCCTCCGAACACAGTTGATAAAAAGTATCTGGAGGAAAGCCGTACCCACACTACTTGTCCCTGGAAGGGCGAAGCCTCCTATTACCATGTAAAAGTAAATGGAGAGGTACAGCAGGACGCTGCCTGGTATTACCCCAACCCAAAAGACGCAGCTAAAGAGATAAGAAATTACATAGCTTTCTGGAAAGACGTAGAAGTTCAGGAGTAA
- the corA gene encoding magnesium/cobalt transporter CorA, with translation MAKRKHNRARNKILERKAGIKPGSLLIPAEAYAPRFFLMSFNEGMFEEMELKTYQELLQRVNSRPDARHWIDIRGYADQAMLEQLIIDFKLHPLQMEDVINDYQRPKVEEFGENRLFMITRMLRWSPEFRTLDDIQLSLFTGPNYVLSLQSDYGDCLDPLRERIRIGKGIIRQRPAVYIAYAILDVVLDYYFPVIADIGIYIEELEQEVLRQPNKATLSQILDLKNELIKLRRITWPERDLMNEILRMDEDTIPENLKVYFRDAYDHAVQLIDLVDNHREMASSLVDLYMSTVSNRMNEIMKVLTIISSIFIPLSFIVGLYGMNFSHEDPETGKVFPHSMPELYQPYSYPILLGLMFMLIMLQLYFFYKKGWFRSF, from the coding sequence ATGGCCAAACGCAAACATAACCGCGCCCGCAACAAGATTTTAGAACGCAAGGCTGGCATAAAACCAGGCTCGCTACTCATACCTGCCGAGGCGTATGCTCCACGCTTTTTCCTGATGTCGTTTAACGAGGGGATGTTTGAGGAGATGGAGCTAAAGACTTACCAGGAACTGTTACAACGGGTAAACTCCAGACCGGATGCACGACATTGGATCGACATCAGAGGCTATGCTGATCAGGCCATGCTGGAGCAACTGATCATAGACTTTAAGCTGCACCCGCTGCAGATGGAAGACGTGATCAACGATTACCAAAGGCCAAAGGTGGAGGAGTTTGGTGAGAACCGCCTGTTCATGATCACGCGTATGCTGCGCTGGTCTCCCGAATTCAGAACCCTGGACGATATACAACTTTCGCTTTTCACGGGACCTAACTACGTGCTTAGCCTGCAGAGCGACTATGGCGATTGCCTTGATCCGCTGCGCGAGCGAATCAGGATCGGCAAAGGCATTATCCGGCAGCGGCCGGCAGTGTACATTGCCTATGCTATACTGGATGTGGTGCTGGATTATTACTTTCCGGTAATTGCTGATATCGGTATTTATATTGAGGAGTTAGAGCAGGAAGTGCTTCGGCAGCCTAACAAGGCCACGCTAAGCCAGATTCTGGACTTAAAAAACGAACTGATAAAGCTGCGCCGCATCACATGGCCTGAGCGCGACCTGATGAACGAGATCCTGCGCATGGACGAGGACACCATTCCCGAGAACCTGAAAGTATACTTCCGCGATGCTTACGACCATGCTGTGCAGTTGATAGACCTGGTGGACAATCACCGCGAGATGGCTTCCAGTTTGGTAGACCTGTACATGTCTACAGTAAGCAACCGCATGAACGAAATCATGAAAGTGCTTACCATCATCTCCAGCATCTTTATTCCGCTAAGCTTTATTGTAGGTTTGTATGGGATGAACTTTTCGCACGAGGATCCAGAAACAGGAAAGGTTTTCCCACACAGCATGCCAGAGCTTTACCAGCCATACTCCTACCCTATACTTTTAGGTTTGATGTTTATGCTCATAATGCTGCAGCTATACTTCTTCTACAAAAAGGGCTGGTTCAGGAGTTTTTAA
- a CDS encoding universal stress protein — translation MFRILIPVDFTESTTNACRYALHLAAAMQKTEILLLHCFSDYLLQPELDDPFSDTGRSPLSPGSEKVTDRVMHRNHMEEHERLESLYNEMQVTAKAKGEHILLKHAFINGMPEDIIPEEINRFKPDLLLMGTKGEDNVARSLFGTVTTKMVEDARVPLLTVPEPYTQHSLRRILYATDFDKTDAQALATLLQLFEPFNPEVLCAHIGTEGSETEDSHKMEQLQARLYTALPNHNLQFVILPSSDDVADTLQEFVEREQLELIAINNHQRTLFSSIFKPSLSKKLVLEAHVPMLIFHSPEKV, via the coding sequence ATGTTCAGAATACTTATACCTGTAGACTTCACAGAAAGCACCACCAACGCCTGCCGTTATGCATTGCACTTAGCCGCTGCCATGCAAAAGACAGAGATACTCCTGCTGCACTGCTTCAGCGACTACCTGTTACAGCCAGAGCTCGACGACCCGTTCTCTGATACTGGCCGCAGCCCGCTTAGCCCCGGCTCAGAAAAAGTGACCGACCGTGTAATGCACCGCAACCACATGGAAGAGCACGAAAGACTAGAGAGCCTGTACAACGAAATGCAGGTTACAGCCAAAGCTAAAGGGGAGCACATACTTTTGAAACATGCCTTTATTAATGGCATGCCGGAAGATATCATTCCTGAAGAAATTAACCGCTTTAAGCCCGACTTGCTGCTGATGGGCACCAAAGGCGAGGATAATGTAGCCCGTTCCCTCTTCGGCACCGTTACCACCAAAATGGTAGAGGACGCCCGAGTGCCTCTGCTAACTGTGCCAGAGCCCTACACTCAACACAGCCTGCGCCGCATCCTGTATGCCACCGACTTTGACAAAACCGATGCGCAGGCTCTGGCAACGCTGCTGCAATTGTTTGAGCCTTTCAACCCGGAAGTGCTCTGTGCCCACATCGGAACCGAAGGCTCTGAAACGGAAGACAGCCATAAAATGGAGCAGCTACAGGCTCGACTGTACACTGCCCTTCCTAACCATAACCTTCAGTTCGTAATACTACCAAGCAGTGACGATGTAGCCGACACCCTGCAGGAGTTTGTGGAGCGAGAGCAGTTAGAGCTGATAGCTATAAATAACCATCAGCGCACCTTGTTCAGCAGCATATTTAAACCGAGCCTCAGCAAAAAGCTAGTACTGGAGGCTCACGTTCCGATGCTGATCTTCCACAGTCCGGAAAAGGTTTAG
- a CDS encoding sugar 3,4-ketoisomerase: MPATPYLLSFHRVGSPEVGFITSTQLAENIPFEIKRVFWTQDTPLGVERGHHANMATEEVLIALSGSIKVLTDTGREKQGFELTHPQEGLYIPAMCWTELYFSEGATALCLTSTDFSEADYIRDYNRFRKLASHIES; encoded by the coding sequence TTGCCAGCTACGCCATACTTGCTTTCATTCCACCGTGTCGGGAGTCCTGAAGTAGGCTTTATAACCAGTACGCAACTGGCCGAGAATATCCCGTTTGAAATAAAGAGGGTGTTCTGGACGCAAGACACACCATTAGGCGTAGAGCGTGGACACCATGCCAATATGGCTACCGAAGAGGTGCTGATTGCTCTGAGCGGAAGTATAAAAGTGCTGACCGACACAGGCCGGGAAAAGCAGGGGTTTGAACTGACGCACCCACAGGAGGGCCTGTACATACCAGCAATGTGCTGGACTGAGCTATACTTTTCTGAAGGAGCCACAGCCCTTTGCCTTACCTCTACAGATTTCAGCGAGGCTGATTATATTCGTGATTACAACAGGTTTAGAAAGCTGGCGTCGCACATTGAGTCATGA
- a CDS encoding ATP-grasp domain-containing protein, with amino-acid sequence MNTQQIALITYQDAGKYSTTSEEENSRLYDFLTQKGLQVTLEIWDDPAVDWAKYELVVLKSPWDYFDKIDTFYAWLDKLEKLQVRVLNPINIVRWNSDKRYLVELQEQGVKVVPSVWLEQGSQLNVAEVFAQLQSEKVIVKPAISGGAKNTFALTQAEAEAKAESINELLQQENFLAQPFIPEIQTKGEWSFLFFNGEYSHTVLKAAKAGDFRVQHFFGGTVHTPEPPAQLLEAAHNLVDKYAPGCLYARVDGVELNGELVLMELELIEPFLFMATSEGAIERYYEALLAQMHQPTESIA; translated from the coding sequence ATGAATACACAGCAAATAGCGCTGATCACTTATCAGGATGCTGGTAAATACAGCACTACATCAGAAGAAGAAAATAGCCGTTTATATGACTTTTTAACCCAAAAAGGGCTTCAGGTAACACTGGAAATTTGGGATGACCCAGCTGTTGATTGGGCTAAGTATGAGCTGGTAGTACTCAAGTCGCCTTGGGACTACTTCGATAAGATCGACACCTTTTATGCCTGGCTGGATAAGTTGGAGAAGTTACAGGTGCGTGTGCTGAACCCAATCAACATTGTGCGCTGGAACAGCGATAAGCGCTACCTGGTAGAGCTGCAGGAGCAGGGTGTAAAAGTGGTGCCGTCGGTATGGCTGGAGCAGGGTTCGCAGCTAAACGTGGCGGAGGTGTTTGCCCAGTTGCAGTCTGAGAAGGTTATTGTAAAGCCAGCTATCAGCGGTGGCGCTAAAAATACTTTTGCGCTTACGCAAGCAGAGGCGGAAGCTAAAGCAGAAAGTATAAATGAGCTGTTGCAGCAGGAGAACTTCCTGGCACAGCCTTTCATACCCGAAATCCAAACCAAAGGGGAGTGGTCTTTCCTGTTCTTCAACGGAGAGTATAGCCACACAGTGCTCAAAGCTGCCAAGGCCGGTGACTTCAGGGTACAGCACTTCTTTGGCGGAACAGTACATACCCCAGAGCCACCGGCTCAGTTATTGGAGGCGGCTCATAACCTGGTGGACAAGTATGCCCCTGGCTGCCTTTATGCACGAGTAGACGGCGTTGAGTTGAACGGCGAGCTGGTGCTAATGGAGCTGGAGTTGATAGAGCCTTTCTTGTTTATGGCTACCAGCGAGGGCGCTATAGAACGATACTATGAGGCGCTGTTAGCGCAAATGCATCAGCCTACCGAAAGTATAGCCTAA
- a CDS encoding acyl-ACP desaturase, translating to MITAALASRAEVIKWMEDFVGEKLSEFLKSVEDSWQPADLLPDATLETFFDEVKELRERARDLSYDLLAVLVGDTITEEALPTYESWLMTIDGLPQDPQGPWMKWNRSWTAEENRHGDVLNRYLYLSGRINMREMEASTQYLISDGFDLQTDNDPYRSFVYTSFQETATNISHRRVAQIAKKQGDNMLAKLCGHVAADEARHAKAYKAFVSKIFEADPNEMMLAFEDMMRKKIVMPAHYMRELGVELGKTFGHFTDAAQRIGVYTSADYTDILEGLISEWKIETLTGLNETGERARDYVMALPARLKRVAERMKSPQLEYKFRWID from the coding sequence ATGATTACAGCAGCACTCGCCTCCCGTGCAGAAGTTATAAAATGGATGGAAGACTTTGTGGGAGAAAAACTCTCTGAGTTTCTTAAATCGGTTGAAGATAGCTGGCAGCCTGCCGACTTGTTACCTGACGCTACACTGGAGACATTCTTTGATGAAGTAAAGGAACTGCGCGAGCGTGCCCGTGACCTGAGCTATGATCTGTTGGCTGTATTGGTTGGCGATACTATAACAGAAGAGGCACTTCCTACCTACGAAAGCTGGCTCATGACCATAGATGGTTTGCCACAAGATCCGCAGGGGCCTTGGATGAAGTGGAACCGCAGCTGGACGGCTGAGGAAAACCGCCATGGCGACGTACTAAACCGTTACCTTTACCTGAGTGGGCGTATCAACATGCGTGAAATGGAGGCTTCTACGCAATACCTGATATCCGATGGTTTTGACCTGCAGACAGACAACGATCCATACCGTTCGTTTGTGTATACTTCTTTCCAGGAGACAGCTACTAATATTTCGCACCGCCGTGTGGCTCAAATTGCCAAGAAGCAGGGCGATAACATGCTTGCCAAGCTTTGCGGCCACGTGGCAGCCGATGAGGCGCGCCATGCTAAGGCTTATAAAGCTTTTGTAAGCAAAATTTTTGAGGCTGACCCGAACGAGATGATGCTTGCTTTTGAAGACATGATGCGCAAGAAGATCGTGATGCCGGCCCACTACATGCGTGAGTTAGGTGTAGAGCTTGGTAAAACATTCGGCCACTTTACCGATGCCGCACAGCGTATTGGGGTATATACTTCTGCAGACTATACCGATATTCTGGAAGGTCTGATTAGTGAGTGGAAGATCGAAACCTTAACAGGTCTTAACGAAACTGGCGAGCGTGCCCGCGATTACGTAATGGCCCTGCCAGCCCGACTTAAGCGTGTAGCAGAGCGTATGAAGTCTCCACAGCTGGAGTACAAGTTCCGTTGGATTGACTAA
- a CDS encoding DegT/DnrJ/EryC1/StrS family aminotransferase, whose translation MQEPLPYFQFRDFPAGLETQVQQALTQAVAGKQYVLGPQVRSFEQEYAAYLGVGAAVGVGNGYDALVIALKALGVGAGDEVVLPVHTFIATVNAVLQVGAKPVLAEPDKYTYNLTAETASRHITSKTKVVLPVHLYGQVCQMDELLQLALKQGIKVLEDAAQAHGAKYKGTLVGAFGDAAAFSFYPTKNLGALGDAGAVVTSDVAVTAFAKKYRNYGEAQKHMSERVGLNSRLDELQAAVLRVKLQHLNALNAERQRLAQVYLQELQNTGDLILPVTAPGCDHVYHIFNIRTKYRNRLQSYLLEQGIRTAIHYPVPVHLQPAYTFLGYKAGYFPVAEELASTSLSLPLFPGLSEAEQMRVVEAVKAFFGR comes from the coding sequence ATGCAAGAACCTCTTCCGTACTTCCAGTTCAGAGATTTTCCGGCAGGCCTGGAGACACAGGTGCAGCAGGCGCTGACACAAGCCGTTGCCGGCAAGCAGTATGTGCTGGGGCCGCAGGTACGGAGCTTTGAGCAGGAGTATGCAGCTTACCTGGGAGTTGGTGCAGCTGTGGGAGTAGGCAATGGATATGATGCACTGGTGATCGCTTTAAAAGCTTTGGGCGTAGGAGCAGGGGATGAAGTAGTGTTGCCGGTGCACACATTTATTGCCACTGTAAATGCGGTGCTGCAAGTTGGGGCAAAGCCTGTGCTGGCCGAGCCTGATAAGTACACTTACAATCTTACAGCCGAAACTGCCTCCAGACACATCACTTCCAAAACCAAAGTTGTACTTCCGGTGCATCTCTACGGACAAGTTTGCCAGATGGACGAGCTGTTGCAGTTGGCGCTGAAGCAGGGTATAAAAGTGTTGGAAGATGCCGCTCAGGCACACGGAGCAAAATATAAAGGCACCTTAGTCGGAGCCTTTGGCGATGCTGCAGCCTTCAGCTTTTACCCTACCAAAAACTTAGGAGCCTTGGGCGATGCCGGAGCAGTCGTAACGTCTGATGTTGCTGTGACTGCCTTTGCCAAGAAGTACAGAAATTACGGCGAGGCACAGAAGCATATGTCTGAACGGGTCGGATTAAACTCAAGGCTGGATGAGCTGCAGGCGGCAGTGCTACGGGTAAAGCTGCAACATCTTAATGCTTTGAACGCAGAGCGTCAGCGGCTGGCACAGGTATACTTGCAGGAGCTACAAAACACCGGCGACCTTATACTTCCGGTAACGGCTCCAGGCTGCGATCATGTCTACCACATCTTTAACATCCGCACAAAGTATAGAAACAGACTGCAAAGCTACTTGCTAGAGCAGGGGATACGTACGGCAATACATTACCCTGTGCCGGTACATCTGCAGCCTGCTTATACTTTTCTAGGATATAAAGCCGGATACTTTCCAGTGGCCGAAGAACTTGCCAGTACCAGCCTCAGTTTACCGCTCTTCCCAGGTTTATCCGAAGCCGAGCAGATGCGGGTAGTTGAGGCCGTAAAAGCGTTCTTCGGGAGGTAG
- a CDS encoding 2-phosphosulfolactate phosphatase — translation MPNIDVCFSPELLHLYDLKGKAVVAVDILRATSTMVTAFAEGAANIFPVMELEECRAFAGQGCLTAAERNGIKAEGFDLGNSPFGYMGGNVKGRNIAITTTNGTRAIRMSEEAKEIVIGAFLNLQAVADHLAELGLDVLVVCAGWKGQFNLEDTLFAGALAERLQDTFSSESDSTLAASYLYQTAKTDIVSFLRQSSHVRRLEHLEIHKDIEFCLRHDVYDVLPVWRHDRLLDLRFKEVES, via the coding sequence ATGCCAAATATAGATGTATGTTTCAGTCCGGAGCTGCTGCACTTGTATGACCTGAAGGGGAAAGCAGTGGTGGCTGTGGATATTTTAAGAGCGACCTCTACAATGGTAACGGCTTTTGCTGAAGGAGCAGCTAATATTTTTCCGGTGATGGAGCTGGAAGAGTGTCGTGCTTTTGCCGGCCAAGGCTGCCTGACAGCAGCTGAGCGTAACGGAATAAAAGCGGAAGGCTTTGACTTGGGCAACTCACCTTTCGGCTACATGGGGGGCAATGTAAAAGGGCGCAACATCGCTATTACAACCACCAACGGTACCCGGGCTATCCGTATGTCTGAAGAGGCGAAAGAAATAGTGATAGGCGCTTTCCTAAACCTGCAAGCTGTAGCGGATCATCTGGCTGAACTAGGGCTGGATGTTTTGGTAGTGTGTGCTGGCTGGAAAGGGCAGTTTAACCTGGAAGATACACTCTTTGCAGGCGCTCTGGCAGAGCGCCTGCAGGATACATTCTCCTCTGAAAGTGATAGCACCTTAGCCGCCTCCTACTTATATCAGACAGCAAAAACAGATATAGTTAGCTTTTTGCGCCAGTCGTCGCATGTGCGCAGGCTCGAGCATCTGGAGATTCATAAAGACATTGAGTTTTGTCTTCGCCACGATGTGTATGATGTACTACCTGTTTGGCGCCATGACAGACTGTTGGATCTTAGGTTTAAAGAGGTAGAGAGCTGA